TGCGGATACACCGCTCCGGCATCGGCCTCCAACAGCCCCACCACTTCCCGGGTTTGGGGGTTTTCGTAAAGCTTGGCAATGCGGATCCCAGCTAGAGGGGTTTTCTGCCACTTCAAATCTGCGGCTCGAGTCGATAAGAATTCGGCCTGCGGGGTTGTAGATTGAATTTGCTGGAATAGGCGTTGTTTCAGGTTGGGAGACAATTTGGGCAAGGGCACACTGTAGGCAAGCATGGCTGCCACCCCCTGCAACTCATCAAGAGGAGGTTGAGAAGCGGCAGAAGCAGTGCCAGACTCGGCCAACTGAACATCTTCAGGATCTTCTGAGGTATCGAGCGCACGAAAAGCGGCGATTTCCTCAAAATCCTGCTTTTGCATAGTCACGACAGCATTCAATCCTCAATAGCAACAGGTATAACCTTCTTCATGGTAGTCAATTTTTAAAGCTCCACCCCTTGGCCAGTAGCAGATTCCGCAATTTCCAGAGACCTAAGCGGATTCGTTTTTTCACCGTCCCCAAAGGGATCCCAGTTTTTGAGGCAATTTCTGTCTGGGTTAGCCCATTGAAATAGGCTAATTCCAGCACTTGCCGCTGCTCTGGGGGGATCTGCTCTAGAACCTCTTGGAGCACTTCCTGCTGCTCAGATTGAAACAAACGGTCATCCGGTTCTAAGGGTTCGGGATCCGAGCGAACAATCGCTTCTGAAGCAGAGATAGCCTTGGCAGCGCGTGTCAAAGCTCGCAAGCGATCCAAAGCCCGACTGCGGGTGAGCATAAACAGCCACACATCCACCCGGCCACGATTGGCATCGTAACGGGGGGCAATCCGCCACACCTGATTGAATACGTCCAATACCACCTCTTCTGCTTCCTCCAAGGATCCTAATACTTTGTAGGCTAGGCCCAAGAGAAGGCGAGCGTAGCGATCATAAAGTTCTGAAAGAGCAGCCTGATCCTGTTGCCCAATCCTGACCAAGAGCAGAATCTCTTCATTTTCACGCTCAGCCATAGGAAATCCGCATCCGCAGGGTGAATTAGCTGGACAGGTTGCCGACCGGGAAGATGACCCATTCAGGATTGGGCTAGAGCTTTTCATTCACCCTCTGGGATCCCGGCTTTGCCCATGTATCCCTAGGGGAGGGATCCAATTGGCTGCCTTCAGCGTATAGGCATTGAGGAGCAATTCTTTTGATTCTGCATCCTTTTTCGCCCAATTCCTAGATCTTCTGGGGAAAGCTTTTGCTGCGGATATTTGGGTGCTTTATGTATCCGTCGACTTGAGCTGGGTCTAACCTTTATCACCTGTTGAGAAAATCCATGAGGATCCCTCTAACGCCCACGGTTCCCAAGCCATTTTTGCGGCAGTTCTCCCAATGGCAACAACACCTAGGCGTAGGACTTGGACTGTTGTTCCTAGTATTCATGAGCACTCTCCTTCCCGCCCGAGCTTCCGATCACCAAGACACCTCCTTTTTGGGGTGTCGTTTTCCGGCTGGAGATCTCACGGATCTCTACGTTTTTGAAAGTCCGGATCCTAACAATGTTGTGTTAGCGATGGACTTTGACCCCTTTATCCCTCGCGGTGCCGATCGCCCCTTCGATCCCGCTTTACTCTACCAGTTCAAGGTGGATACTACAGTTCCCCCCGATGGACTTGAAGAGTTGGTATTGCAATTTCAGTTCAGCGGCACAGCTCCGAATCAGACCGTCACGATGTATGGCCCAGCAGCTCCCAATGTGGCGGGCACCCGCTCCACCTTGTTGGCAACGGCACGCGGAAGCGGCCCAGTCAACCAGACGATTAACTTGCCGGATGGGGTGAAACTTTTTGCTGGTTTGCGCAAGGATCCCTTCTTTTTTGATCTGGAGCGCTTTTTTGAGATCCTTCCCGATCGCAACTATTTGCTACAACCCAATCCGGCTCCTCCTTTGCAGGTTTTAAGTTTTAGGCCGCCAGGTCAAGCCATGGATATGTTCGCCAACTTCAATGTTCACTCTATTGTCGTAGAACTGCCGCGACAACTGCTAGGTGGAGGGCGAGCCGGAGTGTATATGTCCATTAGCTTGCCAGAGCAAGACTTTGCCAATGTCCCGCCAACTGGAACTGTTTTTGCCTGCTGAGCCCACGTTCAAATTTACTCTTCAAAACAGGAGTTAGTCGATGGAGATACTGTTGAAAATGAAAGACTGGAACTTGTCTTTATCAGAAAAAGTTCAGCAGTTTAGGGTGCATTTGCTGGTGATGGTCAGTGTTCTCATCCTGCTGGTGGCGAGTGCTTGTGGAGCTAGCAGCGGTACGGCCATTTCCCCCATCACTCCACCGGCGGCAACTACGTTTGTTCAACTGGAGCGGCTGGCCGTTCCGGCCTTGATCGAGTTGTTTCAGGACTTTGCCGATCACGATCAAAGCAACCGTGCCACGCCTAGGGCAGATGCTGGCTTTCAAGAATTGGCGATTCGATCTTTTTTTCGAGCCATTGGTCGACCTCAAGCGATCGCCGATTTGGTGGTAGCTGTTACTCTGCCGGATGTAGTGGAGGCAGATTTGTCTCAGCCTGCAGGAGCCTATTTTGGAGTGGAATTGGCTGGTGCCGGTGTCGTTGGCCCAAATTTTGGTGGCAGGCGGCTGCGGGATGATCCGGTGGATGTCACGTTGCAGGTGGTGTTTGGCGATCTGGTGCACGGTATTACCGAAGGGCAGATCCCGGCTTTAACCTCCGATAACGTCAGCCCAGAAGCAATTCGTGATACCAATACCTTTCCCTACCTGGGTAGCCCCGCTTAAGCCATTCTCTTAAACATTTCTGTCCTATTTCTGTCATGAAATCCCTGAACCTTTTCCGTTGGCCAGTGATCTTGGCCTCGCTGGTGCTGTTGCTCTTTGTTGGGTTGCGCTCCATCTATGCCTCCCCAGGGATCCGGCGCCCCACTCAACCCTGGGTTGCCCCTGTTTATCCGGATTATCAGGATCGCCATGCCTGGGTCAGTGGTTACGAAGCGATTGTGCAGGAACACCCCTCGTTTCTTTCCCTGCGCTTGCTGGCAGAAGAATATCTGAAGCGGTTCCGCGAAGTTGCGGATCCCGAAGATCTCCTGCGGGCGGAAGAGGCGGCACGGCGAGTACTGGGGATCAAAGCTCAACCGGAGAGCAGCCGGGTCATTGCCTATTCGGTTTTGGCTTCCGCACTGGTGGGGCAGCATCGCTTTGCGGAGGCTCTTGCCGTGGCTGAACAGGGGGAACGCATCGCGCCCGAACCGCTACAAACGCAGCTAGCCTCCATCCTGATGGAGTTGGGGGAATACGAACAGGCTGAGCAGCACCTGAAGCAGGTCAAGGGGGGCGGGACTGTGCAGGCGCGCTATCTGGAACTGACGGGGCATCTACAAGAAGCGCGCCAGAGGATACAGGAAAGTATGGCTCAGATCGACCGCTTCTACACCAATCCTGCCGAGTTGCGCTCTTGGTTTCATATGCGTGCTGCGGATTTAGCCTTTCTCGCAGGAGCGTTGGACGAGGCTGAGCAGCGCTACCAGGAGGCACTGCAAATCTACCCGCAACAGGTTCCTGCCCTGACGGGGTTGGCTCGTCTTTATGCTGCCCAACACCGCTGGCCAGAGGCTCTGGAGGTGGCCAGTCAAGGTGCCGATCTCTTGCCCACAGTGGATAACCTAGGCCATAAAGCCGATGCCCAACGAGCCTTGGGAGATTTTGAAGGGGCAGCCGCTACCGAAGAGCTGATTGGAACAGTGGCGCACTTGGGCCGAGTCAAGGGCTTGTATGATCGGGCTTTGGCAATCTACTATAGCGAGCACGGCATCCATTTGTCTGAGGCGCTGCAGATCGCCCGTCACGAACTTTTGCTACGGCAGGATATCTACTCCCAAGACACTCTCGCCTGGGCTGCGGCAGCGAATGGTCACTGGCAAGAGGCCAAAAGTGCTATCCAACAGGCCTTGCGCCTTAACACCGAAGATCCGTTACTGCACTTTCACGCCGGCATGATCGCAGCGCAGGTGCAAGAGCCCCAGGAGGCGGTACAACATTTCTCCCAAGCCTTGGCTCTCAACCCGCATTTTCATCCTCGTTACGCCGAGCAAGCCAGAGAGATGTTGAAAGAGCTTGGGATCCAAAACCCCGAGTCCCTTCAGCCTTTATCTCCATTGGCCTAAGACCCTATTCGTTATGGAGAATGCCATGCTTAACCTGCGCCGCTGCTGGCTATTTGGAGCCACTTTGTCTCTAACCTTGGCTTGGGCAACGGGAGCCTTTGCTCATCCGCTGGGCAACTTCACCATCAATCACTACGCTGGCCTAGATCTAAACCCCAACGGGATCCACATCGACTATGTGCTGGATATGGCGGAAATACCGGCATTTCAGGAAATCCGCCGCATCGATCTCAACCGGGATCAGCAAGCGGATCCCACTGAATCGCAAACCTATGCCGCGGCCCAGTGTGACTGGATTGGTCAACAATTGGTTTTGCAAGTCGGGGGGCAGGGGATCCCTGTCGCGTTGCAGAAGGCCACGGTGGAGTACCCACCCGGGGTCGGGGAATTGGCCACATTACGGCTAGGTTGTGAGTTTGAGGGATCCCCAATGTTCGCGGGTGCCGATCTGGAGGTGCTATTTGCCGATCATGCCTATGAGCACCGCTTGGGCTGGCGAGAGATCACCCTTTCCAGTCAGGGGATCCCGGTTCAGTCCCAGGTTCCCAGCCAGAGCATCAGTCAACGCCTGCAAGCTTATCCTGCCGCATTGCTGAAGAGTCCCCCCCTTCAGCGTCAGGTCAGCTTCCTCCTCAACCCGAGCGGAAGGGTTGTTTCGACTGCCTCAGCGTCACCCAGTCTGGCGGAGCAATCTCTGGAGGGTCGCAACAGGGATGGGTTGACCCGCTTGATCACCCTAGAGCACCTCAATCCACTCACCATTTTGGTTGCGTTGGGCGTTGCCTTTGTTTGGGGAGGATTTCACGCCCTCACCCCAGGTCATGGCAAAACAGTGGTTGGTGCTTACCTGGTGGGATCCCGTGGCACGGCTTTACATGCGCTGATTTTGGGTTTAACCACGACTTTTACCCATATGGCAGGAATTCTTGCTTTGGGGGGGGTGGCATTGCTGGCCTCACAATCGATTTTGAGTGAGCAAATCTACCCTTGGCTGAGTATGGTCTCCGGCCTGTTGGTGGTGGCTATTGGCCTGTCTTTGGGGCGGCAGCGGTGGCAAGGGAAATCTGAGCATTCTGGACATCCCCACCCTCATCCCCACCCTCACGGGCATTCCCATCTTCCCCACCAGGGATCCCGCGTTACCTGGGCTAGTTTGTTCGCTGTGGGCATTTCCGGGGGGTTGCTACCCTGTCCTTCTGCACTGGTGGTTTTGTTGAGCGCTATCGCCTTGGGTAAGATTGGGTTTGGCCTGGCTTTGGTTCTGGCCTTTAGCCTGGGGTTAGCGGGAGTTTTGACGGCCATTGGCCTGCTGCTGGTGTACGCCAAGTCTTGGCTAGACAAACTTCCGACCCGGTTACCCCAAAGCACTCACTTGTCGACTTTGAGCGCCCTGATCATTGCCCTGGTTGGTTTGGGAATGACGCACCAAGCCTTGGTTCAGCTCGGTGTCTTCTAGCCCCATACCCCTGCCCCCGTACCCCCACCAGTTAGGGTTCGTGTCCTTGAAAAATTGTGGGAGAGTCTTCTGGTGATCTACCCTGTGCAAGTGACTTGCGAAAGGGCTGTATGGATAGGACTTTAGAATCTTTCTTTGCCTCTGCCACCCAAATCGGGCTGGGCCTAGCGGGCTTGCTGGCTGTACTGACCTTACTGGCCTGGATCCGCAATTGGCCCCTCAAGTTTTCGCTGGTGGGTTATACGGCCTTTATGTTGGTGTTGGCTGCTGGGTGCTTTGCCCTGAGCTTGGGGCCAATTTTTCGCTCGCGGATCCCGGGGGCCGTTCACTACACCACCGTCTATGATCAGGGGGCGGATCGAGCCGTCATCGCCGTCAGTCCCGATATCACTCCAGAGCAGCTGATCTCAACCCTAAGGCAAGCCGCCAGCGACCTGGGATCCTCAGGGCGCTTTTCCACCGGCACGTCCCTATTTACCCTGCAGGCTCGTACTGTGATCCATCCCGAGGCAGAGATTTCTGTGCCTTTGCTCTTGGGCACCCTGCAACAGCCGTTGGGGATGCGCCTGCGCACGGATGAAGAACTGGAACGGCAGCAGATCCAGCTAGAAGAAGATGCCTTTGCCCAGTTAAGCTCCTTGAACCGGGTTGACGTTTCCCCTACCCCTAGAGGCGGGGGATCCTTTCCCGAACAGGTAAGGGGCTAAACCTCACTCCAATCGGGGACGCCGTTCCCCCAACCACTAGGACTGCCCTGTTATGGATCATTGTCAGCAACTGGGTGGGCAGCCTGAGGGACAAAGAGTGAGATATCCTAAAACAAACCAACTGCTTGGCCACCCTCCGTTGGTCTTCAGACTATGCCAGCCTCTCCCACCATGCTCCTCTTTCCAATGTCTTCCGAGGGTGTGCAGCGGCAAGATGTGCTAGAGGGGACTCAGGGATCCCTGGAGCCCAATCGTGGTCGTCTGCTGGTACTCACGGGGCCCAGTGGTGTGGGTAAAGGCACAGTCGTGAGGCAGTTACGCCAGCGTCATCCCGATTTGCATTTTTCTGTTTCGGTCACCACCCGCCCCCCCCGCCCCAGCGAACAGGAAGGAGTTAACTACTATTTCCGCAGCCGGGAAGAATTTCTTCACCTCATCGAAGCAGGCGAATTACTAGAATGGGCACAGTACGCGGGCAATTTCTACGGCACCCCCCGCGATGTGGTACTGGCTAAGCTCAGCCAAGGGCAGGATGTCTTGCTGGAGATCGAACTGGCTGGGGCACGTCAAGTGAGTCAACATTGCCCAGAAGCGATCCGTATCTTTTTGTCTCCTCCCTCTCTGCAGGAGCTAGAGCGGCGCATCCGCGAACGGGGCCAAGACTCCGAGGCCAGCATTGAGCGGCGTTTGCAACAGGCCCAAAAAGAATTGGATGCTCAAGACGAATTTGACTATGTGATCGTCAACGATGATCTAGAGCAAGCCCTGCTTCAACTCGAAACCTTGCTCTATCCAACAGGGCCGGAAGTCCCCGTCAGCTAATGGGCGGGCCTGTGGGTTTTTCTCAGTCGATTTGAATGCTCACTTGGCTCAGCAGAGGATGCAGGTGAACTCTGCCTAAGCAGTCTGAAATTCAATCGAAATTGGACTAATGCGAGAGGTTGATAACTAGGATCCTCTCCGCCCTTGAGATGGATCATTTTACTGAGCCAAATCAATTTTTTCAGCTCTCTTAGGTTATTTGTTTCCATAAGCGAGCAAAGTCCATGCTCTCTGTTGGAGGAGTGGATAGAGTTGCTGGAAGAAGATCTCGGTGATGGTTAGTTAGGCTCCAAAAATGGGCTGAACCGGTTGATCCGCTTGTTACAACCTCTTTATTGCAACTTTGTTACAAGTTACAACGTCAGGGATCCCACATTTTGTTCCAACAACTGGGCTAGATCTTGCAAGAAAGCCGCCGCATGAGCTCCGTAGATGACGCGGTGATCGCAGGTGAGATTCACTTGCATCTGGGATTGAATGGCAATCGCGTAAGCGGAGCGGAGCTCTTTCGCTTTTTCAGGAATGGCGACCACCGTCGGGCGAGAAGCGCCAATCGCCAAAATGGATCCCTGATTGGGGGGCAAAATGGCATCGAAGCGATCCACCCCAAACATGCCCAAATTGGAGAGGGTAAAGGTGCCGCTGTTGTATTCTTCCGGCTGCAGTTGCTTTTGTCGCGCCCGCTCCACCAGATCTTTCCAACGCCGGGAAATCTCGTACAAGTCCAGCCGGTTCGCCTGTTTCAGCACTGGTGTGATCAGCCCGCCATCCTCCATCGCCACCGCTACGGCAATGTTGATGTCGGCTTTGTAGTGGATGCCGCCATCGCTGTAGCTGGCATTTAACAACGGATGCTTTTCCAGGGTCATGGCGACTGCCTTGGCCAAAAGAGCCGTCATGGTCACCCCTTTGGGTTTCACCTGTTTGTAGAGACCATCCAGGCCATCGGTGGTAAGGGTATAGCCCACATGAAACACCGGCACACTGAGGCTGGCATTCATGTTGCGCACAACAGCCGCCTGCAGGGTGCTGAGGGGAACGGTTTCCCCTAGGGGAGCAGCCACTGCAGGAGGAGGAGTCGGGGTTGGGCGAGTCACCCCCGCAGAGGACGGGATCCCTTGGGCAGCGGCACGTTCTACATCCTCGGCCACAATGCGACCGTTGGGGCCGGAGCCGCGTAGGGTGCTCAGGTCAATATTCAGCTCTTCTGCCAGCTTTTTGGCACGGGGAGAGGCCAGTATCCGCTCGGATCCCGACCCATTAGAGGGAATCGGGATGGCGACCGCAGTAGAAACGGCAACAGGAGCAGGGCTAGTCGGTTGAGAGGCAAGGGGCGCGGGGTCTGGTTTGGGGGCAACCACGGTCGCAACACCCCCAGATAGAGCTTTGGCCTTCTCTTGGGCTTGGGCGACTTCTGCTTCGCTTTCGGCAATCAGGGCAATGGGGGCACCCACAGGAGCAGTTCCCCCGGCTGGCACGACGATGGAGGCGAGGATACCCGCATAAAATGACTCCACATCCATGTCGGCTTTATCCGACTCCACCACCAGGATGTTCTCGCCTTTCTCCACGCGATCTCCCGGCTGTTTTAGCCAGGAAACGATCTTGCCCATTTCCATCGTGGAGCTGAGGGCAGGCATGGAGACTTCGTGGATCATGGTGGGTGGCACACAGAGGAGCTAGCAGGAAAGATTCTAACCTAGCGCGCTGACCCCTAGCGCACCCAATCCTCATCCTCCTCTGACGGCATCTGGCTCAGGATTGCTCTGCTTCGGCCACCAGAAGCAGGGTTTTCAGCAGCGAGTCGGGGTTGAGGCTAATCGAATCAATCCCCTGTTTCACCAAAAAACGAGCGAACTCGGGGTAGTCGCTGGGGGCCTGGCCACAGATGCCAATCTTGCGACCATAACTTTTTACGGTGCCGATCACCTGAGCGATCATCCGTTTGACGGCTTCGTCCCGTTCATCGAAAAGGTGCGAGACCAAGGCCGAGTCTCGATCCAACCCCAGGGTGAGCTGGGTGAGATCGTTGGAGCCAATTGAGAAGCCATCGAAAATTTGGCAGAACTCATCCGCCAGGATCACATTGCTGGGCAACTCGCACATCACGTAGACTTTGAGGCCATTTTCGCCCCGGATCAAACCATGACGAGCCATTTCCGCCAAGACTCTGCGGCCCTCTTCCGGAGTGCGACAGAAGGGGATCATCAAAACCACATTGGTCAGGCCCATCTCATCCCGCACCCGCTTCATGGCCCGACACTCAAGGGCAAAACCTGCTTGATAGCGCGGATCATAGTAGCGGGAAGCCCCCCGCCAGCCGATCATCGGGTTTTCTTCGTTGGGTTCGTAGCGGGATCCCCCCAGCAGGTGGGCATATTCGTTGCTCTTGAAATCCGACAGCCGCACGATCACTGGTTTGGGATAGAAGGCGGCGGCGATGGTACTCACCCCTTGGGCCAGCTTGTCGATGAAGTATTCTGGCTTGTCGGGATATTGGTGGGTCAGCTCCGCCAAACGGGGTTCTTCTTTCACCGCCTGTTCGTAGTTGAGCAGGGCCAGCGGGTGTACCTGAATGTGGTTGGCAATGATGAACTCCAGACGGGCCAAACCCACCCCATCACAAGGGATCCCGCTCAGGCCAAAGGCTTTTTCCGGGTTGCCGATGTTCATCATCAGTTGGGTTTGGGGTCGCGGCAAGTTTTCCAGGGGGATCTCGCTGACTTCGTAGGGCAGCAAACCGGGGTAGACGCGCCCTTCTTCCCCTTCGGCGCAGGAAATGGTGATCGGCTGGCCGGAGCTGAGCAACTGGGTGGCCTTTTCGCTGCCAACAATCGCCGGGATCCCCAACTCGCGGGCGATGATCGCCGCATGACAGGTTCTACCCCCCTGGTTGGTGACGATGGCGCTGGCCTTTTTCATGATCGGCTCCCAGTCGGGATCCGTTTTGTCGGTCACCAAGACCTCTCCAGCCCGAAACTGATCCAGCTTGCGGACATCCAGGATCAAGCGTGCCGTCCCTTGGCCAATCGCTTCTCCCACGGCGCGTCCGCGCACCAAGGGTTCCGGTCGGGCATCGGGGCTTGTCAGGCGATAGGTTTTGAGTAGGTTGGCCGCCTTTTGCGATTGCACCGTCTCCGGGCGGGCTTGCACGATGAACAGTCCTCCGGTGATGCCGTCTTTGGCCCACTCGATATCCATGGGCGTGAAATGACCGTGCTGGGCTGAGTAATGATCCTCAATCCAACAGGCCCACTGGGCCAGCTGCAAAATTTCCTCGTTCTTGAGGGCATATTGCTTGCGCAAGCCGTCGGGAACAGCCACATTTTTCGTGAAACGGGATCCCCCTTCGTCGTAGATCATCTTCAGCTCTTTACTGCCCAGTTTGCGGGAGAGGATCGGGCTAAAGCCTTGCTTGAGGGTAGGTTTGAACACCACATATTCGTCGGGGTTGACGATCCCTTGCACCACGTTTTCTCCCAGACCATAGGCGGCTGTGATCAACACCGTATCCTTGAAGCCGGTTTCCGGGTCGATGGAAAACATCACCCCTGAACAGGCCAAATCCGAGCGCACCATCTTTTGTACCCCCACCGAGAGAGCCACCTGAAAATGGTCGAAGCCCTTGATCTGGCGGTAGGAAATGGCTCGGTCGGTAAATAAGCTGGCGAAGCAGTGATGACAAGCATCCAAGACGCCCCGCACCCCATGCACGTTTAAATAAGTCTCTTGTTGTCCGGCAAAGCTAGCATCCGGTAGATCTTCGGCAGTGGCGCTGGAACGAACCGCCACATCGGTATCTTGGCCATACTGGGCACACAGGGTGAGGTAAGCTTCGGTGATCGCCCGCTGCAACTCCAGAGGAAAGGGGGTATGCAAGATCAGGGCACGGGCTGCCTTGCCCCGATGGCGCAGATTGTTCACATCTTCTACATTCAAATCTTGAAAGATCTCCCGCAGTTTTTCTTCTAGGCCCGCCGAGGCAATGAACTGACGGTAAGCATGGGCCGTGGTGGCAAATCCTGTCGGCACCTGGATCCCCCGTGGGGCCAACTGTTGCAACATTTCTCCCAAAGAGGCGTTTTTCCCGCCCACCTGGGCAATATCCTGTAGGCCCACCTCCGTCAGAGGCAAAACCAAAGGTGGCTCCGGCAGCAGCCAGCGTTCTTGTCCTTGTGGGCCGGATTCTGGCCCACCTTGTTGGAGCCGGGATCCCATAGTTGCTCCATCCGACATGCCCCACCTCCTTGACTGATTCTTGACTGATTGTTGTCATTATTGGCGGCAGGAGAAATACTCCTTTACCTACCCACGATGGGCTCTACTCTCACTCTATCGAGGAGTTTGAGCCGGTTAAAATGCCCGGATATCAGCAGCAAGAAGGCCCAGAGGGAGACGGGGCAAAGGGGATAACAGGGGATCCCACTTTTGGGGTTGGTACAAATCTTTGGCCTTCGTTACCCATAGCAAAAATGCCCCGCCTGTCAAAATGGAAAGGGAAGGATTTGAGATGGCAACTCTGCATGGGTGATGAGATCACAACCGCTAAAAAACCAGATGAACTTCCAGAGGAAGACCTAGATGACTTACTGGATAATTTATTAGATGGCGTAGATGGGGGTGTGGATGGAGCCGAAATTCGACGGATCGCGATCCCAGAAACCCAACAGGGATCCCGGCTGGATCGGGGCTTGGCAGAACACTGGTCAGATCTGTCTCGGTCTCGCCTACAACAGTTGATTCGGGAGGGCCAGGTTTGGCTGAATGGGGATCCCTGCCTGGATAAAAATCGCACCCTACAAGCAGGGGATCAGATCGAAGTACGGATCCCGGCGGCAACTCCCCTAACCCTGCAACCGGAGCGGATCCCGCTGGATATTCTCTACGAGGATGCCGACTTGATCGTGCTCAACAAACCTCGCGATTTGGTGGTGCATCCCGCCCCCGGCCACAGAAGCGGCACCCTGGTTCATGCCCTTTTGGCCCATTGCCCCGATCTGTCGGGCATCAACGGCGAACAGCGCCCAGGTATTGTGCATCGCCTCGACAAAGACACCACCGGCGCTCTGGTGATCGCCAAACAGGATCAAGCTCACCAACACCTACAAGCCCAAATCCAGTCCAAAACCGCCCGGCGCATCTATCTGGGGGTGGTGTTTGGTCGTCCGGCCCAAAACCAAGGTACCCTCTCGGCTGCGATTGGGCGGCACCCGGTGGATCGGCAGAAAATGGCCGTGGTGGAACCTCACAAAGGTCGCTCGGCAGTGACCCACTGGCGGGTGCTGGAGCGATTGGGCAACTACAGCCTGATGCAGTTTGAGCTAGAAACCGGGCGTACCCACCAAATTCGGGTTCATGCTGCCCATTTGCGCCTACCGATTGTGGGGGATCCCCTCTATAC
This is a stretch of genomic DNA from Synechococcus sp. Nb3U1. It encodes these proteins:
- the ppsA gene encoding phosphoenolpyruvate synthase, encoding MSDGATMGSRLQQGGPESGPQGQERWLLPEPPLVLPLTEVGLQDIAQVGGKNASLGEMLQQLAPRGIQVPTGFATTAHAYRQFIASAGLEEKLREIFQDLNVEDVNNLRHRGKAARALILHTPFPLELQRAITEAYLTLCAQYGQDTDVAVRSSATAEDLPDASFAGQQETYLNVHGVRGVLDACHHCFASLFTDRAISYRQIKGFDHFQVALSVGVQKMVRSDLACSGVMFSIDPETGFKDTVLITAAYGLGENVVQGIVNPDEYVVFKPTLKQGFSPILSRKLGSKELKMIYDEGGSRFTKNVAVPDGLRKQYALKNEEILQLAQWACWIEDHYSAQHGHFTPMDIEWAKDGITGGLFIVQARPETVQSQKAANLLKTYRLTSPDARPEPLVRGRAVGEAIGQGTARLILDVRKLDQFRAGEVLVTDKTDPDWEPIMKKASAIVTNQGGRTCHAAIIARELGIPAIVGSEKATQLLSSGQPITISCAEGEEGRVYPGLLPYEVSEIPLENLPRPQTQLMMNIGNPEKAFGLSGIPCDGVGLARLEFIIANHIQVHPLALLNYEQAVKEEPRLAELTHQYPDKPEYFIDKLAQGVSTIAAAFYPKPVIVRLSDFKSNEYAHLLGGSRYEPNEENPMIGWRGASRYYDPRYQAGFALECRAMKRVRDEMGLTNVVLMIPFCRTPEEGRRVLAEMARHGLIRGENGLKVYVMCELPSNVILADEFCQIFDGFSIGSNDLTQLTLGLDRDSALVSHLFDERDEAVKRMIAQVIGTVKSYGRKIGICGQAPSDYPEFARFLVKQGIDSISLNPDSLLKTLLLVAEAEQS
- a CDS encoding RluA family pseudouridine synthase; the protein is MGDEITTAKKPDELPEEDLDDLLDNLLDGVDGGVDGAEIRRIAIPETQQGSRLDRGLAEHWSDLSRSRLQQLIREGQVWLNGDPCLDKNRTLQAGDQIEVRIPAATPLTLQPERIPLDILYEDADLIVLNKPRDLVVHPAPGHRSGTLVHALLAHCPDLSGINGEQRPGIVHRLDKDTTGALVIAKQDQAHQHLQAQIQSKTARRIYLGVVFGRPAQNQGTLSAAIGRHPVDRQKMAVVEPHKGRSAVTHWRVLERLGNYSLMQFELETGRTHQIRVHAAHLRLPIVGDPLYTQSKSSPVKLRGQALHAWKLSFVHPRSGQPMQFTAPLPEEFERLLRQLRSQSG